A single Uloborus diversus isolate 005 chromosome 7, Udiv.v.3.1, whole genome shotgun sequence DNA region contains:
- the LOC129226966 gene encoding uncharacterized protein LOC129226966: protein MLQVTNDCSSSFERNIPVFRDLDSNKIRHLHSGSVKMKTEMLNLDFNLIRTIEGRAFEGSEIAKLSLKGNTQLHSIHEDAFSGLKNVRTLDLSETSINYLPVKGLEELDVLKLTEVYPLKVFPSVYHFKYIKEAYLTYPYHCCAFKFPATHDPEEFSKYIDFKKNMENLYCRQNPSTTPTTWLALDAEKNVRRKRRLHQILENSFEPPIDKIGKYAPLVNSRTYYSTKGENHVGTIQFPRRGAQGSLSFVKERHKKHKGHVKLLRGARMVKRNDFHFRERGVLVSRDSQSIAEDRHDWIRRTAEWGSIPKSEINIHQRLFSVFWCKWILSGLTLNVGFLLRNWNGVLDTPSNVESSTELEKACMFPASSVNQIDLPSSTDFVAIAAEQKLDTELRKLLVCTAPENSLNLQPMQLSQGTTLYCDVRDAREFFQPMDTSIVLDPTKFVHKLRDCMSSLKPVPTSAHCKRSPFVQKDLLTSTHVFLRIDSLRKSLEPTYSGPHEVLARQEKTFRIKINNKEAVDILLNSSDAEEFFGSQLTTKKRKPKMQKNFPENPFMEGVFHGTTVAVISEFELQAFCGQLAKNYRDVECYPTPDAFNPCEDVMGNMMLRAFVWVVVGTSILGNVAVMVVLMSTGACKSVSKFLMCNLAFADFCMGVYLLLIAAMDLHSMGTYFNYAIDWQHGIGCKIAGFLTVFATELSIYTLTVISIERWYAITYAINLSKRLKLRRAAKIMSAGWLFALTMSSLPLINVNGYSRTSICLPMKSETTSDIIYLLILLGTNSLTFIFIFFCYGNMYISVIRHQSRATANDMAVAKRMAMLVITDFLCWAPVAFFATTAVAGYPLIDVTKSKILLVFFYPLNSCANPFLYAIFTTQYRRDFLILLKRCEGFLERTSKNDKNSSCNVPPLQFSSDIKYWKNSCSSHLSTDNSMKVLRPSDLSSQQDVFSTSGWEDPEAGDVIQLWSCMKDSSSSDDSGQCCKNYSSSSHSTTTHRGSPHPVKNRFVHVDRTNILDVCDIRSTSM from the exons GAGCTTAAAAGGGAACACGCAGCTCCATTCAATTCATGAGGATGCTTTCTCAGGGCTAAAGAATGTGAGGACTCT AGACCTGTCTGAAACGAGCATCAACTACCTGCCAGTGAAAGGTTTAGAAGAACTTGATGTGCTGAAGCTCACCGAGGTATATCCTCTGAAAGTGTTCCCTTCGGTATACCACTTCAAGTACATCAAAGAAGCCTATCTGACGTATCCCTACCACTGTTGTGCATTCAAGTTCCCAGCGACGCATGATCCGGAGGAATTTTCAAAGTACATCGACTTCAAGAAAAACATGGAAAATCTGTACTGCAGACAAAATCCAAGCACAACGCCCACAACTTGGTTGGCTTTGGATGCAGAAAAAAACGTCAGGCGAAAAAGACGGCTTCATCAAATATTGGAGAATTCCTTTGAGCCACCTATTGATAAAATCGGAAAGTATGCTCCATTAGTGAATTCCAGAACTTATTATTCAACGAAGGGAGAGAACCACGTGGGGACAATTCAGTTTCCAAGACGTGGGGCTCAAGGCAGCCTGAGCTTTGTAAAAGAGCGTCATAAGAAACATAAAGGTCATGTCAAACTTTTAAGAGGCGCAAGAATGGTAAAGAGGAATGATTTCCATTTTCGTGAACGAGGAGTTCTTGTAAGCAGAGACAGTCAATCTATTGCAGAAGATAGGCATGACTGGATACGCAGAACGGCGGAGTGGGGAAGTATTCCCAAGTCAGAAATTAACATTCACCAG CGACTGTTTTCCGTTTTCTGGTGCAAATGGATACTTTCAGGACTGACGCTAAATGTCGGATTTCTACTTCGCAACTGGAATGGAG TTTTAGATACTCCCTCTAATGTCGAGTCCTCTACTGAGCTTGAAAAGGCATGCATGTTTCCTGCCTCGAGTGTCAACCAGATAGATCTTCCTTCGTCGACGGACTTTGTTGCTATCGCAGCAGAACAGAAGTTGGATACAGAGCTACGGAAACTTCTTGTTTGTACGGCGCCAGAAAACAGCCTCAACCTACAGCCCATGCAGCTTAGCCAGGGCACAACTCTATATTGTGATGTGCGAGATGCAA GAGAGTTTTTCCAGCCCATGGACACCAGCATAGTCCTCGACCCTACCAAGTTTGTGCACAAGCTGAGAGACTGTATGTCATCCTTAAAGCCAGTGCCTACTAGTGCCCACTGCAAACGCAGTCCTTTTGTGCAGAAGGACTTGTTAACGTCGACTCATGTGTTCCTTCGCATTGACTCTCTACGAAAGTCTTTGGAGCCAACTTATTCCGGTCCTCATGAAGTGCTCGCTAGACAGGAAAAGACTTTTCGCATAAAAATCAACAACAAAGAGGCAGTT gatattttactcaACAGCTCAGACGCAGAAGAATTCTTTGGTAGCCAATTAACaacgaagaaaagaaaacccaaaatgcaaaagaattttCCAGAAAATCCCTTCATGGAAGGCGTGTTCCACGGAACAACTGTTGCAGTCATATCGGAATTCGAGTTACAAGCTTTTTGTGGCCAACTTGCCAAGAATTATCGCGATGTCGAGTGCTACCCCACTCCAGATGCATTCAATCCTTGTGAAGACGTTATGGGCAACATGATGCTCAGGGCTTTCGTGTGGGTGGTTGTCGGGACCTCTATTTTGGGCAATGTGGCCGTTATGGTGGTCCTCATGAGTACTGGTGCTTGCAAAAGTGTGTCTAAGTTCCTGATGTGCAACTTGGCTTTTGCTGACTTTTGCATGGGAGTTTACTTGCTGTTGATTGCAGCGATGGATTTGCACAGCATGGGGACCTATTTCAACTACGCAATAGACTGGCAGCATG GTATAGGCTGCAAAATTGCTGGATTTTTGACAGTATTTGCAACTGAACTTTCCATCTATACACTGACCGTAATCTCGATTGAACGCTGGTACGCCATAACCTACGCAATCAACCTCAGCAAGCGCCTGAAACTAAGGCGTGCTGCTAAAATAATGTCAGCAGGCTGGCTATTTGCACTAACAATGTCTTCTTTACCTCTCATCAACGTGAACGGGTACTCTAGAACAAGCATATGTTTGCCCATGAAGAGCGAAACTACAAGCGACATAATTTACCTGTTGATTCTCTTGGGCACCAATTCTCTGACATTCATCTTCATTTTCTTCTGTTATGGTAACATGTACATATCAGTCATACGACACCAGAGTCGTGCTACGGCCAATGACATGGCCGTTGCCAAGCGAATGGCCATGTTGGTCATCACCGATTTTCTTTGTTGGGCACCAGTTGCTTTTTTCGCCACGACAGCTGTTGCCGGATATCCGCTCATTGACGTCACAAAGTCGAAGATTCTGTTGGTGTTCTTTTATCCTCTCAACTCGTGCGCCAACCCTTTCCTCTACGCCATTTTCACCACCCAGTATCGCCGTGATTTTTTAATCTTGCTCAAGCGCTGCGAGGGGTTCCTTGAACGGACGTCTAAAAACGATAAAAATTCCTCGTGCAATGTCCCTCCTCTACAGTTTTCAAGCGATATAAAATACTGGAAGAACTCCTGTTCGTCTCATCTGTCCACTGATAATTCGATGAAGGTGCTGAGGCCCAGCGACCTGAGCAGTCAACAGGATGTCTTCTCAACTTCAGGTTGGGAGGATCCGGAAGCTGGAGACGTCATCCAGCTTTGGTCCTGCATGAAAGATTCCTCGTCCAGTGATGACAGTGGACAGTGCTGCAAAAACTACAGCAGTAGTTCTCACAGCACAACAACGCATAGAGGCTCGCCGCATCCAGTCAAAAATAGGTTTGTGCATGTGGATAGGACCAATATTCTTGATGTTTGTGATATTCGTTCCACTTCGATGTAA